Part of the Citrus sinensis cultivar Valencia sweet orange chromosome 2, DVS_A1.0, whole genome shotgun sequence genome, GTGTGTGTTTGTAGGCAGATTTGAAACTTTTATAGTTAAAGCATGCATCACCAACATGAGTAATAATCAAACCTTGTCCATTGCCGATGGTCAGTTGGTCTGAGCCTTTGAATTCTTCTCTCACATGCATATTTGCCATGTTGTTGGTAATATGGTGTGTAGCTCCACTGTCAAGATACCACCCTTCATCAGCTGAGCCTTCAACATTTGCAACATAAGCTTCAGGCAGAGTAAAAGCCTCTGATGGATAAGAAGAAGCAGGAGAATAGTTCATGAACTGATAGCTAGAGTCTGAGACTTCATAAGGATCTTCAAATGAAGATGGTTGATAAGGAAATGGCTCAAAATTAACCATATATGCAGTCTTAGATCCCATCATTTTTCCTCTTCCAAATGGTTTAGGTGAGGAAAAGTAAGCATCATCATACCTATACCAACATGCATAAGCAGTATGTCCTTGCTTATGACATATTTGACATATAGGTAATGGCTCACTTGATTCAGAAACATTTGAAGTATTAGTAGGAGGGAACATATGCCTCATTTGTATTGGCCTATGAGACTGCATGAACTgatttctttcaaaatctgCAACATTTCCTTTACCAAAACCACTAGCAGTGTTACCACCAGCTGGAAATCCTCTAGGATAAGAAGCAGAAAACATGCATCGACCAAAAATCTGACCTCTGCCTCCAGATTGTCCATAAGTGGCACTACTATTACCATAAGCATTTCTCCTAGGAGCACCTCTCATATGTGAATAATTTGTATTCATCATACTATAATTTGCATTAAACATAGCCTGAGGATTCTGATTTTGTTCCAGCCTAGCTTCATGTGTCAGTAAAAGTGCATACGCATCATCATAACTCATCTTATTGGCTGTGATTATTGAAGCCAGATCTAGATAGCTAGATCCAAGTCCATTTAGTGTCCTTATCAGCAAATCCTTTTCAGTTATGTTATCTCCAGCACATGCAAGTTTATTAGctaacattttcattttcgaaCAATATTCTTCAATGGACATTGACTCTTTTCTCAAAGTATCTAATTCATATCGAAGTTGCATTATTTTTGCTTCAGATTGTACTCCAAATTGCTTTTCAATAGATCTCCATACATCAAAAGAAGTTTCATAGTTAAGAACTGAGCTTAAGATACCTTCACTGATTGTTGATAAAAGCCAGCTAAGTATAGTCTGATCTTGAGCTCTCCAGTTGATATAAGCTGGATTTTCAATCCTTTCCACGGATCCATCAGCTTGGGACTGAGAGACATATTGCTCTGgaacattttgtttttctgaGATTAATTCTTCAAGTCGATTCCCTCTGATTGAAGTAATCACTTGTTTGCGCCAGAGAAGGAAGTTTGATCGATCGAGTTTTACTGTTGTGGCAAAGGTAAATGAAGTTTGTGTGGAATTCATTTGATTGACATTTGAAcggttttgatttattgtactGGAACTAGCCATGGATGGTtctgataccatgaaagagaaaatgaagttgtttgtttctgaggaaaattattttcagagaaaaaatcactttatttcttattgatttttcttaacCTTTACAACTGAATCAACTCAACTTATATACACGCACAAGATTACAGCTTAAGCTAATTACATTCAGTTACACACACATACGAAATGACTGATAACAAGCTTAACCATCTTGTGCTGATCTGGCAACTTACTTAACTAACTCTGATGAGCTGGCATTGCTGAAATACTTGACTGACTGAGACTGaagcttcttctccttcttacTCCTACTCTCTGTGAGCTCAGCATATTGGACTTCCTTAACAGTGAGGGAACCCCTCCCTCCTATATGTACATAATAAGAGGCCAAAGCCAAAGGCCCTCGGATCTCAATCTGTAATTTTGTTTGGggggagggaaaaaaaaacttaaagctTTAAGAGAGATTCGGAGAAGATGTTGAACGGTGTTTAatccaacaacaacaatattcGCACGCCATTCCCCTTACAACTGCCACAACGACCCTTAATCCCGTTGCCCCAGCACGTCAACGGCGCCGTTTCACCAagtattttaattcaattgcTTGTGTGTTACTCatcaacacacacacataataaCATATGGAACAACAAATTTAACTCTTGttatatttacattatttgtgtagaaaaattaaatacgttgggatgaattaattaattaattaatttctttttgagaagtatcttCATAACGAGTGTTTAGTTAACGtatttcttttagttaatacgttaatttgtgtgtgtgtttagtttttatatttttatctttctatttttattattattattattatttgccaGATATGACGATGAATTCGAGTATGATTTTGGCTAATCAGAACAATCAACTTTGGCGGCTCGCGCAGCATTAAGAAATTCAGCGAGCAAGACAAATAGGAAGAGGAATGGGTGTCAGGATATATCAGAGTACTTTTAAGCATAAAGCCGGTGggaataataaaattggtaAGAACCTACAATGGACTATGGGACAAGGTCTGGAAACGTGGAGGAGAGGAGATGATCCAAGCAGAAGAAGGGTGATTTATTGCCGGTCACGGGATTGACGAACCTTAAAATTGGAGAGAATTGTAAGGAGAAGGAGAAGGAgaaggagaaggagaagaatgCTGCAACTGCTGCTGATACGATGGCGAGTCATAAGGAGTAGATAAAATTGAGGTTGCAGAAAGAGAAGGACATGTTTGAAAAGATGGCCGCAGAGCCGAAGTAGCAGCTGGATAATATTGGGAAAGTTCTCAATGTTTTAGCCCAATTGAAAATGAGGATTCTTTAGGGACCTTGACATTGGAGTCATGACTTGCAGATTACTTGAGTGACTTAAAGAAGAGGGTTTATCTTAATCATTGGCTTCTTTACTTCAACCCCATTGCTCGGTCACTAGCTTCTCCTTTGTTTAAGAGGGTGTTTCAAGGTTGGGACCCTCTTCAAAATCCATCACACGGACTGGAATTGGTGTCAAAGTGGAAGGATTTTTTGGACATCCACCAAGGTCTTACTTATTCTAACCTGGTTTCAGTGAATATCTTTCCTGCTGATAGAATGTCGTCAAGCATCAATACTGGGATGCTAGAGAAGTTGAGCCGatgcttaaatttttagatagTTGGAAAAACTTGCTGCCTTCTTCTGTTCTTGATACCATATTGGATACAGTTGTTATGCCGAAAGTTTCTAGTCTTGTCAACTCATGGAACTCCTCTTCCGAAACTGATCCGATCCATGTCTTGGTGCAGTCGTGGATGCAAATTCTGGGACAAAAACGCGAGGGCTCGTATCAGATGATACTTATAAAGTTGGGAGAGGTTATTGACTATTGGCACCTAAGTAAGAAAGCAGCATACGCTATATTGTCACCTAAGTAAGAAAGCAGCATACGCTATATTGTCACCGTGGAAGAAAATGTTCGATTTACCAAGCTGGGAACAACTTATGATTCGATATATTGTTGAAAACTAAAGGTTACCCTTCAGGaattggaaataaatcctGCAAACCAAAAGCTTGATCAGTTCAATTGGGTCACATCCTGGGTATCTGACATTCCAATTCACCTTATGGCCGATTTGATGTTGGGATTCTTCTTCACCAAGTGGCTCCAGGTTTTGTATAATTGGTTGATCCAAACTCCGGATTTTGAACAGATCCGTAAATGGTATATGGTTGGAAGGAACTTCTTCCGCAAGAAATTCTAGCAAACGAAAGTATCCGGGCACGGCTTGCTATTGGGCTTGACATGATTGCCGAAGCTGCTGATGGAGCTAAACTTGACCCAGCTGGTTATTTACTGAAACCTAGTCTTCTGAATCAGATTAAGCAGTTTGAAGCTCCACAGATTGCAGCAGCATGACAAACGAATTTAACTAAAGCACTTGCAGCAGCTAGCCATTGCatgagtttatttatatttacctCGTTTATTTACTGAACCCTTAACATTGCTTGGTAATATTATATGTACGATTGAATTATTGTAATCCTGTGCTTGAACTCAGTATCAGTAagcattttgatttttggttaGTTATTGGCGCAGAATATACAAAGTTTGTGAATGTGGTCCCTGGAATTAGTTCGGCAATCATGGTTCTAACAAATTAAGGCTAATGGCCAAgcgttttcattttttttttcccttttaagAAGTCAAGAACGGATCAATCATTAGACTCtgtcttttctttatttattgtatCGAGTTGGAATTTTCTTCCTAATTTCCTGCTCAATTAATTAGTTGGTCCCTTCAATTCTAGTATAGCCGAGACTTACACGAATatagttttgtaattataataaaaatattatagatttttcacacagataaaatgaatttaactttcaagttacaataattaatacatattaAACACTTTAATACCCTTATTTTTAATCTATACCTGTCTAACATGGCTTAaatcaatataattataaatctttAGATTATGCATGGTAACACTTAACATAATCcaaacattcatttttttctgaTGGTGGTGATGGATCCGTTAGCTAATGCACGTGAATTGATGAGTTGCAAACAAATCCCCCTGAGCCACACATTTCGTTTGGTTGATTTATGTTATACTTTCTGTTAAAAACAATCAACAACATGAAATCCCTCCAAAGGCATAACCATTTGAACCTGTGATGATCGACAACCCTCATGCACAAACCcagtaatattttatttcttaaaaccGATGATGAAGCCTCAATATTTTACAAGATCATCAccatgaaaattaaagaagtaaAGCAGCTCTAACCATTCCCCATggattaaattcttttattctcTAGATCTAGGTTTGGTtctaaacaatatatatagcTAGAAAGGTCACAAGGGGTAATACTTATTACTGAATATCAAAAGTTTCTACGTCAACACATATAATTGTTTGTGTATATATTGAAAAAGTTGACCATGTTAATAAAAGAAGCAATGGAACAAGATCAATACCCAGAAGAAAATTGCCAATGCGCAAGGattgattgaaaatattaactaCAGATTAGAGCTATATATAGCTGGATGGTTTTTCCTATTGCTTATAACATGTAATTGATCAGCTGATGCAAGCTCGTGAGTGTTGATATGTCATCATCAATAGATGATCCAGTttccaaaattcttttataggGGAGATTATATATGTAGATCAAAGCATTACAAAatcgaaaaagaaaattaaaaattagacaccattataaaaaaaaaaaagcaataaagaaaagaaaatccaaaTTTTCAACTTTCTGGGTTTTATACTTTTGAAATTAACCTTTTAGGTCTGCTCATTAATCAATTAACATCGTGATTAGAAGTTTAGGGCCACCCTTTTCTGTCTTTTACGactttgtcattttctttagGAATACAGTTGTTAGTTTGAAATGGTAGTgctaattaaaaagttaagtAGCTAGCTAACTAGAATTTAGTTATATCAATATCTATTGATTGAGTACCAACCaaagatttaataatttaaatccaACAAGTACGATATATagtatatttgatttttttctgtgatttttataataattaatactagaaattaactaaatctAGTAATTAGAGGAAACCATATATTAGTTGATGGTGAGAAGCAAGTGTCCATAAAGGAATCATTTCAATCAGCACTTTAGTTGCAAAATGCATGACAAccctaaaagataaaaaaactAGGTAGAGAACATACatttttctcataattaaaaacaagGGTCGTGGCTTTTAATTGGGAAAAGGAAGCTTAATTATCAATTGACTTGGAcccatgttttttttttctttaatttattgaaggaAGAACCGAAGTtaaattttgggttttatatataattaactatatagTATTGTTTGTAATTGAAATAACGAAGTTGATTTTATAGAATGCACTTATACGGATCTTAATAATACATATATCTCACCTTATTAAATAGCTCTTGATAAGCACTTGAGCTGCAAAACTGGGTGGAATTTACTTGAGACACGCGAAAAATCAACAGAAAGCAACaacagaaagaaaataattaatcagtgaaaaatgaaagaatatatAAGCGCTACAATACACCAATATTATTCCATAACAAGCTTATAATAATATAGGTAAACTTTTACAGACTAACAAGCTATATATCTACAAACAGGCTATATATAAACCCACTCGCatatataaaagttttacttaattaaatgTCAATGCAAATATTTGAAACCCACCTTTCTATATTCTACCCGATCCTCAAATATATGTTCTTGGatttatttatacaatatctatatattaatttgtctgtataattattaatttgttgataattaattattatgtagAGCTGATCAGAGAGCAGAGTAGAATTGATCAATACTTGTCATCACCTGTACTTGAGTAACAAGGCACTTCAAGTAATGCGCGGTTTCATCCAACAAGCTGCACAAATCCATTGTTTCACCCCCCGGCACAAGCTTCCGAAGCTCGTTCGCATGACAAAACCCTCCGCCACCACCAACCTCCTCATGATGATCACCTCTCTTCCTTAAACTTCTCTTATGATGATGAATATTGTTGTTGATTAATCTTCTCACTGAAACAACACGACGGCGTCGTCTTGCTGCTGCTTTGTGTTGATTATGAATCTTCCAAAGCATAGCCCTACTCCAAGCTCTCCTAGAACCAACCGCCAAAGCCATTGATTTATCAGCAGCAATCTTAACCCTAGTGGGTGATGATAACGATGATCTTTCctcactttttattttcatcaaagCTCTAAGAAATCTTCTGCTGAACCgagattttaaagaattagGGTTTGAAGATGACCTGTTAATCGAATTCATGATACGTTTGTGAAATTAGGGTTTCTGACACTAGTAGG contains:
- the LOC102624191 gene encoding transcription factor IBH1-like, which encodes MNSINRSSSNPNSLKSRFSRRFLRALMKIKSEERSSLSSPTRVKIAADKSMALAVGSRRAWSRAMLWKIHNQHKAAARRRRRVVSVRRLINNNIHHHKRSLRKRGDHHEEVGGGGGFCHANELRKLVPGGETMDLCSLLDETAHYLKCLVTQVQVMTSIDQFYSAL